Within Triticum dicoccoides isolate Atlit2015 ecotype Zavitan chromosome 1B, WEW_v2.0, whole genome shotgun sequence, the genomic segment tttgagcaccctagacggttgaggtcaccgcggagccatagtccattgtggtgaagcttcatggtgtcgttgggagcctctaattaagttgtggagatagccccaaccttgtttgtaaaggttcggtcgccgccttcaagggcaccaatagtggaatcacggcatctcgcattgtgtgagggcgtgaggagaatacggtggccctagtggcttcttggggagcattgtgcctccacaccactctaacgaagacgtacttcccctcaaaaggaaggaacttcggtatcacatcctcgtctccatcggctccactcttggttatctcgtgcctttacttgtgcaagcttatttgtgttgtatcccttgcttgcttgtggacttattgttgttgcatcatataggttgctcacctagttgcatatttagacaacctactttgatgcaaagtttgatttggtaaagaaaagttaaaaattgttagttgcctattcacccctcccccctctagtcaactatatcgatcctttcacacactttcctgggtcatgcccggcctcggaagaacaacacgtcgcagccccacataGGCACAAcatagaggtcagcacgccagtctaaatcctatgcgcgcaggggtctgggcccatcgcccattgcacacctgcacgttgcgagggcggccggaagcagacctagcccccttaatacaaaagTAGCCTTATAGTCCAATCCAgcatgcgccgctcagtcgctgacgtcacgaaggcttcggctgataccacgacgtcgagtgcccctaactgttcccgcgtagttggttagtgcgtataggccagtggccagactcagatcaaataccaagatctcgttaagcatgttaattgaagtatccgcaaacaccgaccagggccaggcccacctatctcctaggaggtctcaacctgccctgtcgctccgccacaaagtgatagtcgggggtcgtcgggaacccaggcccacctctaccgggatggagccacctgccccttcagcccccatctccgaacagtatcataagtaatgtaacagtataaagtatatagcatatgcccgtgatcacctcccgaagtgatcacggcccagtagtatagcatggcagacggacaagagtgtagggccactgatggaacactagcatcctatactaaccattaggatagcaggtaaaggtatcaacaattgtagcaacaatgctaggctatgcaacagaataggattaaccgaaagtagtaacatgctacactactctaatgcaagcagtagagagaagaataggtgatatctggtgatcaaggggggggggcttgcctggttgctctggcaagaaggaggggtcgtcaacaccgtagtcgatcgagGCAGCAGCGATGtccgtctcgtagtctaccagagagaagaggggggagaaacaatgaatacagagcaaacaaagcatcacaaaatataacaaggcaatacgcagtGCCAGGGGTGATCCAACACAGggataggcgatactggcgaaggaggaaaacatccgggaaagtattcccggtgtttcgcgttttcggacagatgaaccggagggggaaagttgcgtgtttgctatgctagggatgtgtggccgacgaacgggctgcatatccagatttgtctcgtcattctgagcaactttcatatacatagtttttcgatccgagctacggtttaatttatattaattttaaaatatttaatcatttttagaatttacttaattattttaaatcaacattatccagaatagtgtatgttgacgtcatcatgacgtcagcagtcaactgggcgttgactgggtcaactgacatacgggacccacctgtcacatTCTGTTTCggttaattaggatttagctaatctaattactatttaattaaactaactacttaattagattaattaaacatgattaatgaaTTAAtgaattattaattttattaattcatttttattttattttcttcttttttataaaaatgttctGGGGTGAGGTGTGGGGCCCCACATGGCATTGGCCTAAGTGCCTTAGCGGGCGCACGGTTACGGCGGCGGGTGGACCGGGCGACGAGCGCCAGCCCGACAAGGCGCCGCGGGCCAGCAGGCGAAGGAGCGGGCGCACGGCCTGGCTTCGACGGCAGGAGCAGGGCGGCGTGGTTGGCGGAGAGGGCCACCGCAGCGGATGGCGGACGTAGCGGGAGTGGGATGAGGCCCCGGACGACGACGGTGACCCGGGCGAACGCGGCCAGGTGCCGCGGGGCAGAGACGGCAGTGGGCGCAGGCAGTAGGGGGCGACGGGCACCGTGGCTGCGGCTGGTTGGTGCGGGTCGCGCGTGCGGGGGCGCACAGGAGCGTATGGGCGCGCACTGGATCAAGCAGGGGCGAACGGGGTGCGGGCACAGTGACGTGCAACAGAGAGGGGGAGAAGAGAAGAGGGAGGTCGTGGCCTCACCGGCGATGCAGAGAcgagggtcggtgaggctcggtggagcctttggggaggaggacggggacgacggcgacgtAGAGGAGGAGGTCCGGCGTAGGCAAGCGGCGAGGAGCGGGGCGTCGGGGGCGTCGGCTGCCCCGACGGGATCCACACGGGGCGGAGGGTTGAGGAGGCGGGCGCCGACGATGGCGGGGTGGCGCCGTGCGGTGTCGGCAAGGTGTCGGCAGGGTCTGCGCGGCGACGGGCGATGCGGTCggccccgatccagattggatcgggaggagGAGCGAGGGGATAGGAGTAAACGGTGACGCCGATCCGGTGCGGTGGCgtcgacgagggtgggggcgtggtcGCCTCGATCTGGATcgtgggggagagagggaggagaggggaTCGTGCGGGGGGTTGTGCGGGGCGAGTGGGGGTGGTTGCCCTAGGGTTTCGGCCGATAAGGGAGGATATGAGGAGTGGGGTGGGCCGGTCTAGTGGCCCAGAGGCCAGTTAAGCTGGTGGCCTGCTGCGCCGAAGCCCAGTGGGAGGGggtttctctttttctcttttggtttttgttttgttttctatttttatcttccttttctgttttcttttatttctataatACTTTTATATTAAATTTTAGCTTTTATAAAATACGTAAGTTGCACCTAAAATAGTATTAGTAATAATGCCACTACCAGAATTAACTTGGCACTTAAAATAAAATAGTTTGTAATCGTTTATTATTTTAAAAGTTTTTAAATAATTGttcttgctactgttttattcattttagagtatttaaacattttataaaagtgtggtttctccaccataattacctatgcattatttggcacaacccgaacattttagttttaatatttgaaaacctttaCTATTTGactatatttcaaatttgaatttgaatcgaatTTCGAACTGACGTGAGATTAGCAACTGTAGCCGAGGTGACGTGTCCTCATTaatagaggtttactgtagcttaattatccgggcgtcacaattctcctccatacaagaaatctcgtcccgagatttaggagcggagtaaggggaagggatttggttacgaaattctaatgggTCTTCTCGGTCTTCGTTGtctttcttgaagaggtcgatctattacgttgatgtcttcatttctctgtttcagtttatcatgatgaagtcggcatcctttcttcgggaactccatcgtacttacgaaagaataaagggtgggtatatcgagagaacagacctctgcaaggtAGACTATCTGGTAGACAACAACGGGGAAggaggcggaaagtaactctcgaattgaaaccacctcggaagatcaacacatcgcagccccacctaggcacaacagagaggttagcatgccggtctaaatcctatgcgcgcaggggtctgggcccatcgcccattgcacacctacacgttgcgagggcggccggaagcagacctagcccccttaatacaagagtaggcttacggtccaatccggcgcgcgccgctcagttgctaacgtcacgaaggcttcggctgataccacgacgtcgagttccCATAATTGTTCTCGCGTAGTTGgtaagtgcgtataggccagtggccagactcagatcaaataccaagatctcgttaagcatgttaattaaagtatccgcgaacgccgaccaggcccagggccacctctctcctaggtggtctcaacctgccctgttgctccgccacaaagtaatagtggctggtggcctgctgggccgaagcccagtgggaggGGGTTTCTCTTTTCCTcttttggtttttgttttgttttctatttttatcttcctttttgttttcttttatttctctaatACTTTTATATTAAATTTTAGCTTTTATAAAATACGTAAGTTGCACCTAAAATAGTATTATTAATAATGCCACTACCAGAATTAACTTGGCACTTAAAATAAAATAGTTTGTAATCATGTATCATTCTAAAAACCTTTAAATAATTGttcttgctactgttttattcattttagagtatttaaacattttataaaagtgtggttcctccaccataattacctatgcattatttggcacaacccgaacattttagttttaatatttgaaaacctttaCTGTTTGactatatttcaaatttgaatttgaatcaaatttcgaactaacgtgagattagcaactgtaaccgaggtgacgtggcctcATTaatagaggtttactgtagcttaattatccgggcgtcacattggTCTTCTTTAAGCATCTTCTGCATTGTAGCATCATTTGTTAGTTcaaccatgatcatcttgtcagttGACCAAACCTTTGATAGTTGATAAAATCATTTATGCATAACCCGCAGTCCAACAAATTGGTCCTTCAAGTTATCATAGTTAATTGAGTCCCTAAGCCATGCCTCAGGTTGTGGATGTTGAGAAGCACTTTTTCCATGCACACTGAACCTAAGCAGCCACAGTCTTTCAATCTGAAACAGACAAAATCAAGAATAATTCAGTGCAACTGTAAGTGATTTTTATCTATAATTGAACTTTGACACATATAACTGAACATTGACACAAAGGACTAAATTTTTATGACACCTATAACTGAACTTTGACCGAAATCAGAACTTTTACTGCAAAAATCCCATATTCTCTTTGATCTCTTCTAAATTCTTTTCTTTTAGGCCAATCATCACTAAACCCACATTAAATCCATCAAAACCCTATCGTCATCCCTTCAATGAGCCACTTCTATgctaaaaccctaaaccctaacttTGACCTCTCTTAAATAGTTCTTTTTGTGCACAGATTCATTAAACACGTACCTAATCCAATAGAAAACACAAGAATAAATCATCAAAGACCTATCATTTTTCCAAGATTTAACATCTTTAGAAAAGATCTTTCTTTGTTCCACCAAACCTTATATGGAACAGTAGTACATCTCCAACAAACTTTTGTAACCATCACCACCCTATACACAACAGCAGACCGGAGAAGCAAACAAACCAAGAAGTAAGAAAGTAAAGAAGATGGATCAGCGAGCACTGCCATCGTTTTTGTCCTCCATAATAGAGCATTGCATATATCTTCTGACATATGAGATGGGAAGAAGGAGTACATCATACCATTTGGATGGTGGCCGTGTTGACTCCTCCGGCGAGTGCTATGTTGCCTTGATCTCCTTGGTCAACACCGTCATGGAAGGAAAGAAAGCCCGAGGGGGTGCAAGTGGAGCAATGAGTTGAAGAGGAAAAAAGGGCGCGAAGAGAGCTAGTGGGCGCGACGAGGCGGGCATGGTGCGGCTAGACCAGGTGCGGCGACTGGTTCTGTCCGGGTCGGCGATTAACCAGTTCGACTCCAAAAAAACAGCATCTCAGAGAGGTCGTATTTCTGTGGGTTGGTAGTAATGGAATGGTTCCATTATCCCAAGGCGTCGACCACACGGCCTAACATGGCCTTTCCGGCGGGTCTTGAAAACTGTCGTGGCGCTTTGGTGACAAAGGTCACCGGAAGGCGAACATTTAATCTAGGCCCGGTCGCCTTTCTATGAAGGCGAGCAGCGCAATCCCCTTGTTGAAATTTGGATATTAAGGAAGCCGTATTTCGCAATAGCAGCTCCGAGAAGCTGGGCTTAGGGTGCACCACCTGCGGTCATTTTAGTGACTCAATTTGCAGGCTTCCCTTAGCTCAGACTGGTGTCGCTACCTCCCAGGACCGGAATGATCATCCCCGCCCGATGACTCTACATTCATCCCTGAATGTCGTGGGTACTCTTCACTTCCCCTCCATCTTGTAACCGTCACCTGTAATCCCCACAGTTTCTCGTTCTTACGCCGGGTCCGCGACCTCACAAAAATagacaacaaaacaacacaaaaTGAGGAAAGTTGCAGTATGGGGTAAAATGCGGCAaggattttttgaaaaaaaaatacggAAATgttaacacccacacgtgtgggcgttgaccatctcaaccacacgcatccatcaccgttcagtactatatgcacgaatcttggcacaatctgaccgattttctgtgccacgtaggacaaggcgtgtgtgtggtgtgtggcaTAGTTCGCCCACACATTCGTTTTACCACACAGAGGGCCGATGTGTGGGCGTTTAACAGTTCACCCACACATcagttttcagtcacgcacaagggctggtgtgtgggcgtttgccatctcgcccacacgtccacctcctctcccacacccaagctgccagttgccatgcgttttgcagtgtacatggcaactgccctagtgtgattgcaagcagatgtcaactctctttttttttacccgaacatgtcagttgccatatgttttgcatggtacatggcaaattgccctagcatgcacgtaagcagatggcaactctttttttTTTACATGccaactgccctaacgtgcttgtgagcacatggcaactctctcttttacccgaacatgtttttttgccatgccattttttcagtgctacatggcaactgcctagtgttagtaggtggcaactcctaaagtttttgaaatcatggcaactgcagtagaccagaccacacatggcaacagctgtagttgtccaaaaaatgacaatctggaactttgacctgagatggcaactgcagttgatcagacatggcaactgtagttgtccgacatggcaaccgtagttcagcgacatggcaactgcacttaaaCGAACATAGACGAGGGTCTGGCCCATGGCAACTGCGTGCGCGCGGTAAAGTGTCACGTGGGGCGTGTGGGACCACGAGGTACGAGACCTGACGTACCGGGCgtgtgggcgaaatagataacGTCCACACGCACGCGTATAAGAGGGACCGAAAGGAAAAAAAGCGTGTGggcgctagttgttttgcccacacacaAGCGTGTGGGCTGATCCTCTTAGGCATCACACAGACCGTGTGGGCAGATCCCTTAACGGCCACACGTGTGACAGTTATCGGCGTCCAAAAAATAATATCTGCCAGAAAGATCAAATCTCGGGGTAAAAATAATAGAATTTACTCTAAAACTAAAGAGCTCATTGCATGATTCGTGGATCATGATGCCCATGTTGAGTATCCAGCTGCAAATTAATGACAAGATCGTCGATCTACGAAGTCAAACAGATCGCCGGGAGAAGAAGCCCGGGGTGACCGTGTACCAGCACGTGATTCAGGCCCGGGCTGATCGCCCGGCAGCAACATCGCCGGTGCATCGGCGAGAGATGAGACCCCTCCGGAGATCCGGATCTTGTTTCGTTTTGTACTCGACTCGATCGTGCAACGCCGTGCCTGGCCCTTGGCGCCCACGTGTCCGTCCGCCCGCGCGTCCTTATCCTCCACCCGCGCTGCCGCTGCCCCCCGCTCACCCAACTCAACTCGCGCCAAATCAGCTTCCGTCACTGGGCAGCGGCAGCGTGACTGAGCTCGTGACTGCGCGCGTGCGGCATGGCGCTTCTTGCAAGGGCAACCCTCCTGCTCGCGGCCCTCGCCGGCGCCGTCGCCCTCCTGCTGCCGGGCGCCGCCGAGGCACGTGTCCTGCTCTCGCTCGACGACTTCGGCGCCGTCGGGGACGGCATTGCCAACGACACGCAGGTACGCAGCAATGGCACGAGAGCCATCTCGGGCGGCACGGGGGCGTTCCGTTGACCCTCGCTTTGTTTTCTCCAGGCATTCGTCGACGCGTGGGAGGCGGCGTGCGCCACCGGCGGAAACACCTACCTCAACGTCCCCGCCGGCAAGTCCTACCAGATCTGGCCCGTCACGCTCGCCGGCCCCTGCCGCGGCGAGATCAAGCTCCTGGTTCGTACCCGCACCTGTGGCAGCACATTCTGTCTCCCCCCTTTTCTATCCACAGCGGCGTCACGTGCTCACAGTGCACTTTTGGGCCCGTCAGATTTCCGGCAACATCGTCGCGCCGgagagcccggaggagtgggaggaCGGCGACCAGGGCCGGTGGCTCCACTTCTCCGGCGTGGGGGACCTGTCGCTGAGCGGCGGCGGCATCGTCGACGGCCGGGGCCAGCAGTGGTGGGCGGGGGCCTGCGAGGACGAGAACTGCACCTCGTACCGCCAGCGCGAGGTCGCCCCCATGGCGCTCCACTTCGAGGACTGCCAGGACGTGAGCGTCAAGGGCCTCACGCTGCAGAACAGCCAGCGGCAGCACCTCGTCTTCACGCGCTGCTACAACGTCGAGGCCAACTACCTCCGAGTCACCTCGCCGGAGTACAGCCCCGGCACCGCCGGCGTCCTTGTCGTCAGCTCCACCAACGTGCACATCAAGAATGACCTCTTCTCCGTCGGTACGTTTCACTGGTTCTGAATCTGAACTGAAATTTTCTCTCGCAGGCGAATTCTGCTGGTGTTTATGTATGTTTTCTGTCTGCCATTTTCAGGTGGCGACTGCGTGTCGATTGTGGGCAATTGCTCGGATGTCCGGCTCAGAGCAATCTCCTGCGGGCCTGGCCTCGGCATCAGGTAACGTGTCATCTCTTTGCAAATGGAGTAGAATTTTCATCAAATGTTAAGCTGAATGTGTCATGTTCTTCTTCATCGTCAGCATTGGAGGCTTGGGCGAGAACCAGAGTAGTCACAAGATAGAGAAGATCAAGACGGACACCATGTTCATCTCCAACACCAAGAACGGCGTACGCGTCAAGACCTACGAGGTAGTACAATATGTAGTGACCATGAACTAAAATTCTCATCTGAAGAAAGAATGGCCGTGTGACATGGTAACATTGAGTTTTTTCTGTGGTGTTCTTGTTCATCATTCAGGACGGCTGCGGGTTCGCGCGCAAGGTGAAGTTCGCGCAGATCATGATGAGGAACGTGGCCAACCCCATCGTCATCGACCAGCACTACTCCGCCGCCAACCGGGGAACTCAATGCGGCGCCCCGGTACGACCGAGCTCGCCGGTCGTCTTGTCTGAATCCGATGGTGCATTTCACTAGCAGCAGTGTCTCTGAATTTGTTTGGAACTCTCTCGTGCAGAACGGGAGCGCGGTGGCGGTGGAGAACATCAACTACATCGACATCACCGGCACGTCGGCGACGGAGCGGGCGGTGACGTTCGCGTGCAGCGACGCCATGCCGTGCAGGCGCCTGTATCTGGACGGGGTGAACCTGACGACGGCCGGCGGCGGGAGCACGTCCGCCTACTGCCACCAGGCGTTCGGGAAGCACGTCGGGGACGTCCTCCCGGAGTCGTGCCTCGGCAAGGAGGACTTCGTGCAGCTGCAGGCGGCCCCGACCACCGGAGACGCTCAAGAAGACGAAGATGCTGCTGATTGGTGAAACTGTTCCTAGAATTTGATCTTGCAGCTCGAGCTTGTATGCAGTGTGTGTGGAttcatgaaataaatcatttttgtTTGAGATATACTTTAAGATATAAATGAACATGCCTTCAAAGCCAGGCATAATTTCCAAGACGACGCAACAATATGATAATATTCTACGAGTTGTCCAATTGTCCTACCGAAGGAAATTAGTACGTACTACAACAGTATATTATCATGGTTTCACTGAAGAACCCAGCAGCACCTCAACCACCTCGCGGAAAGTGACACGGAGTCAGCAGCGAGGCAAACAGGCAGCACGAAATAAAGTCAATCCCCACCAGCCGGACAGCGATCAGCAGAGGTTACACCAAAGCCACACACCAGATTCAGATTTGGGGCCAAATATTTCTCAGAAAAGAAGAAGAATTCAGAACAGCAGATGAGATCTGCTTGAGGCCTTGTTCGTTTAATCCTCCTCCCAAGGGGATTGGAGTGGATTGGAGAGGAATTTGGCTTGTAGGGGATCTAATCCCCCTCAATCCCTGCCAATCCCCCTCACAAACCACCTCAACCGAACAAGGCCTGAGGGGGGAAGACCAGATCGAGAAGAGattgagcagcagcagcagcagcaaggaacaagatgatgatgtcgcCGAAGCAGCTGCTGACCACCATCCTCATCGTCTTCTCCACGCTCTCCTTCATCAAGCTCATGCTCCTCACCCACTCCGCATCGTCGTCGCCCGCGCGCCCCGGCCGCTCGGCCTGGGACGCCGGCGGGTCGGGCAACGGAACCGCGGCCGCGGCCACGGACGGCCTCAACGCCAAGGAGTTCGCGCTGCTCCGCTCCGTCGTCGCCGCGCGCGCGCCGTGCGGGCTGCTCGTGTTCGGCCTCTCGCCGCAGCTCCTCGCGCTCGCGGCCGTCAACGACGGGCAGGGCGCCGCCACCGCCTTCGTCACCGACAGCGCCGAGGACGCGGCCAGCGCGCGGCGCGTGCTCGCTGGGCGCGGCCCCGGCGGCTCGGCGGCCGTCCACCGGACCACGTACCCGGACCCGGCCGGGGAGGCGTGGGCGCTGCTGCGGCGCGCGCGGGCGAGCCCTGTGTGCGGGCGGCCGACGGGGACGGTGCGCAAGTCCGGCTGCCGGCTGGCGCTGACCTCGCTGCCGCGGGAGGTGCTCGACGCGCGGTGGGACGTGGTCGTCGTCGACGGGCCGAGCGGGGCCGGGCCCGGGGAGCCGGGGCGGATGGGCGCCATATACACGGCGGCCGCGCTCGCGCGCGCGGCGGGGGGCGGCGCGGTGGACGTGGCGGTGCACAATATGAACCGGACGGTGGAGCGGTGGTACGCCAGGGAGTACCTCTGCGAGGACAACCTCGTCGCCGCCAAGGGGCGCCTCTGGCACTTCCGTGTCGCCGCCGGCGGGCCGCCGGATGCGTTCTGCTCGACTGCTCCGGTCCAGATCTTCTAACCTGAGCAAGCGGAGTGAGATCGCCGGCGGTGGGCAGGGCACGGCATGCCGCCAAGGAGGGCTTCGTCCAGCTGCAGGCCCCGACCACGGGCACCGGAATGCTGCACGGAGAGGCTGAAAATCTTGATGGCGAAGAAAATGCAGATTGGTGAAGATGTTGCGAACTTGCAACCATTTCGCCCGTGGCCATGTCTGACTGTCTGTGA encodes:
- the LOC119349277 gene encoding probable polygalacturonase At1g80170, encoding MALLARATLLLAALAGAVALLLPGAAEARVLLSLDDFGAVGDGIANDTQAFVDAWEAACATGGNTYLNVPAGKSYQIWPVTLAGPCRGEIKLLISGNIVAPESPEEWEDGDQGRWLHFSGVGDLSLSGGGIVDGRGQQWWAGACEDENCTSYRQREVAPMALHFEDCQDVSVKGLTLQNSQRQHLVFTRCYNVEANYLRVTSPEYSPGTAGVLVVSSTNVHIKNDLFSVGGDCVSIVGNCSDVRLRAISCGPGLGISIGGLGENQSSHKIEKIKTDTMFISNTKNGVRVKTYEDGCGFARKVKFAQIMMRNVANPIVIDQHYSAANRGTQCGAPNGSAVAVENINYIDITGTSATERAVTFACSDAMPCRRLYLDGVNLTTAGGGSTSAYCHQAFGKHVGDVLPESCLGKEDFVQLQAAPTTGDAQEDEDAADW
- the LOC119349278 gene encoding glucuronoxylan 4-O-methyltransferase 1-like; translation: MMMSPKQLLTTILIVFSTLSFIKLMLLTHSASSSPARPGRSAWDAGGSGNGTAAAATDGLNAKEFALLRSVVAARAPCGLLVFGLSPQLLALAAVNDGQGAATAFVTDSAEDAASARRVLAGRGPGGSAAVHRTTYPDPAGEAWALLRRARASPVCGRPTGTVRKSGCRLALTSLPREVLDARWDVVVVDGPSGAGPGEPGRMGAIYTAAALARAAGGGAVDVAVHNMNRTVERWYAREYLCEDNLVAAKGRLWHFRVAAGGPPDAFCSTAPVQIF